In Alphaproteobacteria bacterium, the following are encoded in one genomic region:
- a CDS encoding acyl--CoA ligase yields the protein MPLTGHPLKAPFEIAGLLRPEVQAKPDETALVSAERRWTWRELDHAVANVAAGLRDLGLTPGTRVASLMPNRDALLIHYLACLRAGLVATPLNYRYTAPEIDHALEVSGAAVLFAHAERDPDIADSRLAGQLSHGLISYGADDGRRPAFEELVAREASDTTFAAPLAEDPAVIFFTSGSTGKPKGVTHSHNTLGWMFAACAHGFELTAGDVMMPGSSISHLGGFLFSFAALSVGARVIVVRTFDGDEIIPLLRSERPTVLCMLPAALLRFVGEHRATREDFASLRLVRSGGDKVPAELEKEFTELTGFPIDEGYGMTEIGLATLSPPSDDYRLGSVGRPVHGFHFSIRDEQDREVAHGVEGRLWAKTPTSTVGYWDNPQATQEVYREGWLDTGDVMKSDEDGFLWFCGRKKQIIVHDGSNICPQEVEEALLEHPAVAAVGAIGVYDLLHGENVRAYVALEDGATPPPVNELIRFARDRVGYKAPEEIEFLDEIPLNPTGKTDRLALKRLAAEKHEVGSPSEHSGHLGA from the coding sequence ATGCCTCTCACCGGACATCCCCTGAAAGCACCCTTCGAGATCGCCGGTCTGCTGCGTCCCGAAGTGCAGGCCAAGCCCGACGAGACCGCGCTGGTTTCAGCGGAACGGCGTTGGACTTGGCGCGAACTCGACCACGCGGTGGCCAATGTCGCCGCCGGTCTGCGCGACCTCGGCCTGACCCCCGGGACGCGGGTCGCCTCGCTGATGCCCAACCGGGACGCCTTGTTGATCCATTACCTCGCCTGTCTCCGCGCCGGCCTCGTCGCGACCCCGCTCAATTACCGCTACACCGCGCCGGAGATCGATCACGCGCTCGAGGTCAGCGGCGCGGCCGTCCTGTTCGCCCATGCCGAGCGCGACCCGGACATCGCCGACAGCCGGTTGGCCGGCCAATTGTCGCACGGCTTGATCTCCTATGGCGCCGATGACGGGCGCCGCCCGGCCTTCGAGGAATTGGTCGCGCGCGAAGCCTCCGACACCACGTTTGCGGCACCGCTTGCGGAGGATCCTGCGGTCATCTTTTTCACCTCGGGCAGCACCGGCAAACCCAAGGGCGTCACCCATTCCCACAACACGCTTGGATGGATGTTCGCCGCCTGCGCCCATGGTTTCGAACTCACGGCCGGCGACGTCATGATGCCGGGTTCGTCGATATCCCACCTCGGCGGCTTCCTGTTTTCATTCGCGGCCTTGTCGGTCGGTGCCCGCGTCATCGTGGTCCGTACTTTCGACGGCGACGAAATCATCCCTTTGTTGCGGTCGGAGCGACCAACCGTGCTGTGCATGCTGCCGGCGGCGCTGTTGCGCTTTGTCGGCGAGCACCGGGCGACCCGTGAGGACTTCGCCTCGCTCCGCCTGGTGCGCTCGGGCGGTGACAAGGTGCCGGCGGAGCTCGAGAAAGAATTTACCGAGCTGACGGGTTTCCCCATCGATGAAGGCTATGGCATGACGGAAATCGGCTTGGCCACGCTTAGCCCGCCGTCCGACGACTATAGATTGGGTTCGGTCGGTCGTCCCGTCCATGGGTTTCATTTTTCCATTCGCGACGAACAGGACCGGGAAGTCGCGCACGGCGTCGAGGGGCGTTTGTGGGCCAAGACGCCGACCAGCACGGTGGGCTATTGGGACAACCCGCAGGCCACGCAAGAGGTCTACCGCGAGGGTTGGCTCGATACCGGCGACGTGATGAAGTCGGACGAGGACGGCTTCCTTTGGTTCTGCGGCCGCAAGAAGCAGATCATCGTTCACGACGGCTCGAATATTTGCCCCCAGGAGGTCGAGGAGGCCTTGCTCGAGCATCCCGCCGTGGCGGCTGTCGGCGCGATCGGAGTCTACGACCTGCTCCATGGCGAGAACGTGCGCGCCTATGTGGCGCTCGAGGACGGGGCCACCCCGCCACCGGTCAACGAATTGATCCGCTTTGCCCGCGACCGGGTCGGCTACAAGGCGCCCGAGGAGATCGAGTTCCTCGACGAAATACCGCTCAATCCGACCGGCAAGACCGACCGCCTGGCGCTCAAGCGGCTCGCCGCCGAGAAGCACGAGGTCGGCTCACCGTCCGAGCACAGCGGTCACCTGGGCGCATAG
- a CDS encoding LysE family translocator encodes MPVDTATLAAFIAASILLVMSPGPDTLLILRNTMISGHRTGLATVLGVQLGLLVHTAAAVLGLSVLIASSPPLFGAVALAGAAYLAWLGVQSFRGGVVPVDAGRVNGHAITPWRGCRDAILTNVLNPKVILLFIALMPNFVVVANGNVPLQLTVLAITLIGVNVIWQVAIWAATEQARRWLGDPAIQRAVSWATGLILIVFAIAILIEHLL; translated from the coding sequence ATGCCCGTAGACACGGCCACTCTTGCGGCCTTCATCGCCGCCTCGATACTCCTGGTCATGTCCCCGGGACCGGACACGTTGCTGATCCTGCGCAACACCATGATATCCGGGCATCGCACCGGTTTGGCCACGGTGCTTGGCGTACAGCTCGGCTTGCTCGTTCACACCGCCGCGGCGGTGCTCGGGCTCTCGGTTCTGATCGCCTCGTCGCCGCCCTTGTTCGGCGCGGTCGCGCTTGCCGGCGCGGCCTATCTTGCCTGGCTCGGGGTTCAGTCGTTTCGTGGCGGTGTCGTGCCGGTCGACGCCGGCCGGGTCAATGGGCATGCGATCACACCGTGGCGCGGATGCCGTGACGCCATCCTCACCAACGTCCTGAATCCGAAAGTCATCCTATTGTTCATCGCGCTGATGCCGAATTTCGTGGTCGTCGCGAATGGCAACGTGCCGCTCCAGCTCACCGTGCTCGCGATCACGCTGATCGGCGTCAATGTCATTTGGCAGGTGGCGATCTGGGCGGCCACCGAACAAGCGCGGCGCTGGCTCGGCGACCCGGCGATACAACGCGCCGTGTCGTGGGCGACGGGCCTCATTCTCATCGTATTCGCCATCGCGATCCTGATCGAACACCTGTTGTAG
- a CDS encoding alpha/beta hydrolase — translation MTEFVFDGPAGAGWTIALAHGAGAPMDSPFMEHVANRLAEAGLRVARFEFPYMAGRRRDGLRRGPDRAPVLIETWHSVIGALGPQRLVIGGKSMGGRIASMVADSAGVSGLVCLGYPFHPPGKPERTRTDHLAALRTPALICQGERDPFGTPDEVAGYRLATSIRVFWLADGDHSFKPRKKSGRTEGQNWDDAAAAIRGFVAGLGA, via the coding sequence ATGACCGAATTCGTCTTCGACGGTCCGGCCGGTGCCGGTTGGACGATCGCACTGGCTCATGGGGCCGGCGCGCCGATGGATTCGCCGTTCATGGAGCACGTCGCGAACCGTCTCGCCGAGGCCGGACTACGGGTCGCACGGTTCGAATTTCCCTATATGGCCGGGCGGCGACGGGACGGTCTCCGGCGCGGTCCCGATCGCGCGCCTGTCCTGATCGAGACCTGGCATTCCGTGATCGGCGCCTTGGGTCCGCAGCGGCTGGTCATCGGCGGCAAGTCGATGGGCGGGCGCATCGCCAGCATGGTCGCCGACTCGGCCGGCGTTTCGGGGTTGGTTTGCCTCGGCTATCCCTTCCACCCGCCTGGAAAGCCCGAACGGACACGGACCGATCACCTGGCGGCCCTGCGGACGCCGGCCCTGATCTGCCAGGGTGAACGCGATCCATTCGGCACCCCGGACGAGGTGGCCGGTTATCGGCTGGCCACCTCGATTCGCGTCTTCTGGTTGGCCGACGGCGACCACAGTTTCAAGCCGCGTAAGAAATCCGGCCGCACCGAGGGCCAAAACTGGGATGACGCGGCGGCGGCGATCCGCGGCTTCGTCGCCGGCCTCGGCGCATGA
- a CDS encoding fumarate hydratase has protein sequence MPDSPSFSYHEMFPLGADDTAYRTLTADFVSEAVFEGEPVLKIDAEALTLLTREAFRDCSHLLRSGHLRQLRAILDDPEASDNDRFVALDLLKNANIAAGGVLPMCQDTGTAIVMGKKGRNVWVTGSDEEAIARGIFRTYTESHLRYSQVSPLSMFEEKNTGSNLPAQIEIYATVGDAYKFLFMAKGGGSANKTFLYQQTPAVLNEDSLISFLDEKIRTLGTSACPPYHLAIAIGGTSAELNLKTVKLASTRYLDTLPIAGGAEGQAFRDLAMEEKVLDLTRAMGIGAQFGGKYFCHDVRVVRLPRHGASVPIGLGVSCSADRQILGKITRDGVFLEQLEANPAQYLPEITGDILGSDVVRLDLTRPMADILGALTKHPVKTRLSLTGPMIVARDLAHAKLKARLDAGEDLPAYIKAHPVYYAGPAKTPEGYASGSFGPTTAGRMDSYVDQFQAAGGSLVMLAKGNRSRQVTEACKSHGGFYLGSIGGPAARLAQDCIKNVECIEYPELGMEAIWRIDVEDFPAFIVTDDKGNDFFDAI, from the coding sequence ATGCCCGATAGCCCCAGCTTTTCCTATCACGAGATGTTTCCGCTCGGTGCGGACGATACCGCGTATCGCACGCTGACCGCCGATTTCGTCTCGGAGGCCGTTTTCGAGGGCGAACCGGTGCTGAAAATCGATGCGGAGGCGCTAACGCTGCTGACCCGCGAGGCCTTTCGCGATTGCTCGCATCTGTTGCGCAGCGGCCATTTGAGACAGTTGCGCGCCATCCTCGACGATCCCGAGGCATCGGACAACGACCGCTTCGTCGCCCTCGACCTTCTGAAGAATGCCAACATCGCGGCCGGCGGCGTCTTGCCGATGTGCCAGGATACCGGCACCGCCATCGTGATGGGCAAGAAGGGGCGCAACGTCTGGGTCACGGGCAGCGACGAGGAGGCGATCGCACGCGGCATCTTTCGCACCTATACCGAATCGCACCTCCGCTACAGCCAGGTGTCGCCGCTGTCCATGTTCGAGGAGAAGAACACCGGATCCAACCTGCCGGCTCAGATCGAGATCTATGCCACCGTGGGCGATGCCTACAAATTCCTCTTTATGGCCAAGGGCGGCGGTTCCGCCAACAAGACGTTCCTCTACCAGCAGACCCCGGCGGTCTTGAACGAAGACTCGCTGATCTCGTTCCTCGACGAGAAGATTCGCACCCTTGGGACATCCGCCTGCCCGCCTTACCACCTCGCGATCGCCATCGGCGGCACGTCGGCCGAGCTCAATCTCAAGACCGTCAAGCTGGCCAGTACGCGCTATCTCGATACGCTGCCGATCGCCGGCGGCGCCGAAGGTCAAGCCTTCCGTGATTTGGCGATGGAGGAAAAGGTTCTCGACCTGACCCGGGCCATGGGTATCGGCGCCCAGTTCGGCGGCAAGTATTTCTGCCACGATGTCCGGGTTGTCCGCCTGCCCCGTCACGGTGCTTCGGTGCCGATCGGGCTTGGCGTCTCGTGCTCCGCCGACCGCCAGATACTCGGCAAGATTACCCGTGACGGCGTGTTCCTCGAGCAGCTCGAGGCCAATCCGGCACAATACCTGCCTGAAATCACCGGCGACATCCTCGGCAGCGACGTTGTTCGCCTCGACCTGACCCGACCGATGGCGGACATCCTCGGCGCGCTGACCAAGCACCCGGTCAAGACCCGCCTATCACTGACCGGTCCGATGATCGTCGCCCGCGACCTCGCCCACGCCAAGTTGAAGGCGCGGCTCGACGCCGGCGAAGACCTGCCCGCCTACATCAAAGCCCATCCGGTCTATTACGCCGGCCCGGCCAAGACACCCGAAGGCTACGCCTCGGGTTCGTTTGGCCCGACCACCGCGGGACGCATGGATTCCTATGTCGATCAGTTCCAGGCCGCCGGCGGCTCGTTGGTCATGCTGGCCAAGGGCAACCGCTCGCGCCAGGTCACCGAGGCCTGCAAATCCCACGGCGGCTTCTATCTCGGTTCGATCGGCGGCCCGGCGGCGCGACTGGCCCAGGATTGCATCAAGAATGTCGAGTGCATCGAGTATCCGGAACTCGGCATGGAAGCGATCTGGCGTATCGACGTCGAGGATTTCCCCGCTTTCATCGTGACCGACGACAAGGGCAACGATTTCTTCGACGCAATCTAG
- a CDS encoding ribbon-helix-helix domain-containing protein, which yields MIAGHPTSVSLEQAFWSELKDIAAARAISVATLIAEIDADRTGNLSSAIRVYVLNELRRRIDRGSG from the coding sequence ATGATCGCCGGTCATCCGACCAGCGTTTCGCTCGAACAGGCGTTTTGGAGTGAACTCAAGGATATCGCCGCGGCGCGCGCGATTTCGGTGGCCACATTGATCGCCGAAATCGATGCCGACCGGACCGGCAACCTGTCCAGCGCCATCCGGGTCTACGTGCTGAACGAACTGCGCCGCCGCATCGACCGCGGGAGCGGCTAA
- a CDS encoding adenylate/guanylate cyclase domain-containing protein: MVGYSRHIERDESGTITRQKNHFEAIMNPSISEHAGRVVKLTGDGALVEFGSAVDAVHCAVEVQQGLAESEAAVPSESRILYRVGINVGDIVIDGDDILGDGVNVAARLEALAEPGGICISGTAYDQVHNKVDMKFADLGEQQVKNIQAPVRVYAVRAEGLEGVDTGPPAPQIDGGPRRSDKPSIAVLPLNNMSGDPDQEFFADGITEDIITELSRFRELFVISRNSAFKYKNQPVNIAEFAKTLGVQFVVEGSVRKAGDRVRVTVQLIDAETDGHIWAERYDRELKDIFEIQDEITSTIVATLPGRLEAATHDRVKRKLTDNMAAYECLLTGKILHHRSSKETNEEALRILDRAIELDPKYAHAHAWRACTLGQSWVHNWCADRDQTWEQIGAELKLALALDDNDSDVHRILAAVCVAHEEHDKAVYHQDRALALNPNDDLVVVQQGEILTWIGQPEEGIEWIRKAMRRNPYHPERYWAHLGRAQFVARQYDQAINALRHITAPDETHHAILAASFAELGDAESASAHADEIRKLIPKFSTDVYLETQHYKRDEDRAHHRDAMLKAGLRP; the protein is encoded by the coding sequence ATGGTTGGCTACAGCCGCCACATCGAGCGCGACGAGTCGGGCACGATTACGCGCCAGAAAAATCATTTCGAGGCGATCATGAATCCATCCATCTCGGAGCATGCCGGGCGGGTGGTAAAGTTGACCGGGGACGGTGCGCTGGTCGAATTCGGTAGCGCCGTCGATGCGGTTCATTGTGCCGTCGAAGTTCAGCAAGGGCTTGCCGAAAGCGAAGCAGCTGTTCCATCCGAGAGTCGGATTCTGTATCGGGTCGGCATCAATGTCGGCGATATTGTCATCGATGGCGACGACATTCTCGGCGACGGCGTCAATGTCGCTGCTCGCCTGGAGGCGCTCGCCGAACCCGGCGGTATTTGCATTTCCGGCACGGCCTATGACCAGGTTCACAACAAGGTCGATATGAAGTTCGCCGACCTCGGCGAGCAGCAGGTGAAAAATATTCAGGCCCCGGTGCGGGTTTATGCGGTTCGCGCCGAGGGCCTCGAAGGCGTCGACACCGGTCCACCCGCACCTCAGATTGACGGTGGGCCGAGACGGTCCGACAAACCGTCGATCGCGGTGCTCCCGCTGAACAACATGTCGGGTGATCCCGATCAGGAATTCTTCGCTGACGGTATCACCGAGGACATCATTACCGAGCTGTCGCGGTTTCGCGAGCTCTTCGTCATCTCGCGCAACTCGGCCTTCAAGTACAAGAACCAGCCGGTGAATATCGCGGAATTCGCGAAAACACTCGGCGTGCAATTCGTCGTCGAAGGCAGCGTGCGCAAGGCGGGCGATCGGGTGCGGGTAACGGTGCAGCTCATCGACGCCGAAACCGATGGCCATATCTGGGCCGAACGCTACGACCGTGAACTTAAGGATATCTTCGAAATCCAGGACGAGATTACATCGACGATCGTGGCGACATTGCCAGGCCGGCTCGAAGCCGCCACCCACGACCGGGTCAAACGCAAATTGACCGATAACATGGCCGCTTACGAGTGCCTCTTGACCGGCAAGATCCTTCATCACCGCAGCTCGAAGGAAACAAACGAGGAGGCGCTGCGGATACTCGACCGCGCCATCGAGCTCGACCCCAAATATGCCCATGCCCACGCCTGGAGGGCCTGCACGCTTGGACAATCCTGGGTCCACAATTGGTGCGCCGACCGCGACCAGACATGGGAGCAGATCGGGGCCGAGCTCAAACTGGCCCTGGCGCTCGATGACAACGACAGCGACGTGCATCGAATTTTGGCGGCGGTATGCGTGGCCCACGAGGAGCACGACAAGGCGGTCTACCACCAGGACCGCGCCCTGGCCCTCAATCCCAACGACGATCTGGTCGTCGTGCAGCAGGGTGAGATCCTGACCTGGATCGGGCAACCGGAGGAAGGGATCGAATGGATCCGCAAGGCCATGCGCCGAAACCCTTACCATCCGGAGCGCTACTGGGCTCATTTGGGCCGGGCACAATTCGTCGCGCGCCAATACGATCAGGCGATCAATGCGTTGCGGCACATCACCGCGCCCGACGAAACCCACCACGCCATCCTCGCCGCCAGCTTCGCCGAACTCGGCGATGCCGAGTCGGCATCGGCGCACGCCGATGAAATCCGCAAACTGATCCCCAAATTTTCAACCGATGTCTACCTCGAGACCCAGCATTACAAGCGAGACGAAGATCGCGCGCACCACCGCGATGCCATGTTGAAGGCCGGCCTTCGGCCTTGA
- a CDS encoding DUF3303 domain-containing protein, protein MLFMVIESFRNRGAREVYRRFDEQGRLMPPGLEYRGSWVAADLGRCFQLMECGDVALLHEWVAQWSDLIEFEIIPVTSGDVAAAALRRLDTQGEDA, encoded by the coding sequence ATGCTGTTCATGGTCATCGAAAGTTTCCGTAACCGCGGCGCGCGGGAGGTCTATCGCCGGTTCGACGAACAGGGCCGATTGATGCCGCCCGGGCTGGAATATCGCGGCAGCTGGGTTGCCGCCGATCTCGGCCGCTGCTTTCAGCTCATGGAGTGCGGTGACGTGGCTTTGCTTCACGAGTGGGTCGCGCAATGGTCCGATCTGATCGAGTTCGAAATCATCCCCGTGACCTCGGGGGACGTTGCCGCGGCCGCCCTCCGCCGCCTCGATACCCAAGGGGAGGACGCTTAG
- a CDS encoding TfoX/Sxy family protein, with amino-acid sequence MAKPNEFVEFLLEQLAPLGPVTARAMFGGHGIYLDGAMFGIVDGDGFYIKGDDLNRASLEDAGMDRFAYESKGRPMTMSYYAVPGDALDEPEVLLPWVESAIAAARRAKAKKKPRKKAR; translated from the coding sequence ATGGCGAAACCAAACGAATTCGTCGAATTCCTGCTTGAGCAGTTGGCCCCGCTCGGGCCGGTTACGGCGCGGGCCATGTTCGGCGGTCACGGCATCTATCTCGACGGCGCGATGTTTGGTATCGTCGATGGTGACGGTTTCTACATCAAAGGCGATGACCTAAACCGCGCAAGCCTAGAAGATGCGGGCATGGACCGCTTTGCCTATGAGTCCAAGGGACGGCCGATGACGATGTCCTACTACGCGGTCCCCGGCGACGCGCTCGACGAACCGGAAGTCCTCTTGCCGTGGGTCGAATCGGCGATCGCCGCGGCGCGGCGGGCCAAGGCAAAAAAGAAGCCTCGCAAGAAAGCCCGCTAG
- a CDS encoding DUF1499 domain-containing protein — translation MRRILGAVGRILIGIFVVYILAAAIFGRTELLALFFGPVDQKSIDFTTLELPATPNTFLACPPEVCAAAADIESPIFAIPVDELRVKFLEMVAALPAITLLASDPVDDQYDIRETSVIFAFPDTMTVRLFENRDGTSTVAIYSRSHYGNDDFGVNERRVRSWLHKLAAEP, via the coding sequence ATGCGCCGGATATTGGGGGCAGTTGGACGAATCCTGATCGGCATATTCGTCGTCTACATCCTCGCCGCCGCGATCTTCGGGCGGACCGAATTGCTGGCCTTGTTTTTTGGCCCGGTGGACCAGAAGAGCATCGATTTCACGACCCTCGAATTGCCGGCAACGCCGAATACCTTCCTCGCCTGTCCGCCCGAGGTCTGCGCGGCGGCCGCCGATATCGAAAGCCCGATCTTCGCCATCCCGGTCGATGAATTGCGGGTCAAATTCCTCGAAATGGTGGCGGCGCTCCCCGCCATCACCCTGCTCGCCAGCGACCCGGTTGACGACCAGTACGACATCCGCGAAACCTCGGTGATATTCGCCTTCCCCGACACCATGACCGTGCGCCTGTTCGAAAATCGCGACGGCACGTCGACGGTCGCGATCTATAGCCGTTCGCACTACGGAAACGACGATTTCGGTGTCAACGAACGGCGCGTGCGCTCATGGCTGCACAAGCTGGCCGCGGAACCATGA
- the fumC gene encoding class II fumarate hydratase, with amino-acid sequence MPEQVTMKHRIESDSLGEIEVPADRYWGAQTQRSLQNFKIGGEKMPIPVIRALGLQKLAAATVNMAEGLIDKRNGEAIQRAAREVMNGELDEHFPLVVWQTGSGTQTNMNANEVIANRAIEILDGRMGSKEPVHPNDDVNMGQSSNDTFPTVMHIATVRELHQLLLPALGHLHGALTAKATAFADIIKIGRTHLQDATPLTLGQEFSAYAKQVENAISRIESTLPRLYPLAQGGTAVGTGLNTRPGFDSAIADEIAQLTGIPFTSAENKFEALATHDALVELSGNLNAFAAALMKIGNDIRLLGSGPRSGLGELVLPANEPGSSIMPGKVNPTQAEAATMVAAQVMGNHVAVTVAGSQGHLELNVYKPVIIYNVLQSIRLLADAARSLADHCVLGIEADRKRIAHLMHQSLMLVTALNPHIGYDNAAKIAKKAHADGITLKAAGVALGLVTEEQFDAWVRPADMVRPNE; translated from the coding sequence ATGCCCGAACAAGTCACGATGAAACACCGCATCGAAAGCGATTCGCTCGGCGAGATCGAGGTCCCGGCCGACCGCTACTGGGGTGCGCAGACCCAACGTTCCTTGCAGAACTTCAAGATCGGCGGCGAAAAAATGCCGATCCCGGTGATCCGCGCGCTCGGCTTACAAAAGCTCGCCGCCGCGACGGTCAACATGGCGGAGGGCCTGATCGATAAGCGGAACGGGGAAGCGATCCAGAGAGCCGCACGCGAAGTCATGAACGGGGAACTCGACGAGCATTTTCCGCTCGTCGTCTGGCAGACCGGGTCCGGCACCCAGACCAACATGAACGCCAACGAGGTCATCGCCAACCGCGCCATCGAAATTCTTGACGGACGCATGGGCTCGAAGGAGCCGGTGCACCCGAACGACGACGTCAACATGGGCCAGTCGTCGAACGACACGTTTCCCACCGTCATGCACATTGCCACGGTGCGCGAATTGCACCAACTGCTGCTTCCGGCGCTGGGCCACCTCCACGGCGCGCTCACCGCCAAGGCGACCGCGTTCGCCGATATCATCAAGATCGGACGAACCCATCTCCAGGACGCAACGCCGCTGACGCTGGGCCAGGAGTTCTCGGCCTATGCCAAGCAGGTCGAGAACGCCATCTCGCGCATCGAATCGACCCTTCCGCGCCTCTATCCCCTGGCCCAGGGCGGCACCGCGGTCGGCACCGGTCTCAACACGCGACCCGGATTCGACAGCGCGATCGCGGACGAAATCGCACAGCTAACCGGCATTCCATTCACCTCGGCGGAGAACAAGTTCGAGGCGCTGGCCACGCACGATGCACTAGTCGAACTCTCCGGAAATCTGAACGCATTCGCCGCCGCGTTGATGAAGATCGGCAACGATATCCGCCTGCTCGGATCGGGGCCTCGATCCGGGCTCGGCGAACTTGTCCTGCCCGCCAACGAGCCGGGGTCGTCGATCATGCCCGGCAAGGTCAACCCGACCCAGGCCGAGGCGGCGACCATGGTCGCGGCGCAAGTCATGGGCAATCACGTCGCGGTCACCGTCGCCGGCAGCCAGGGACATCTCGAACTCAATGTCTACAAGCCGGTGATCATCTACAATGTTCTGCAATCGATCCGGCTGCTCGCCGATGCCGCCCGCAGCCTGGCCGACCACTGCGTGCTGGGCATCGAAGCGGACCGCAAAAGGATCGCGCACCTCATGCACCAATCGCTGATGCTGGTGACGGCGCTCAATCCCCATATCGGTTACGACAACGCGGCCAAGATCGCCAAGAAGGCCCATGCCGACGGCATTACGCTCAAAGCCGCCGGTGTCGCGCTCGGCCTGGTCACCGAAGAACAGTTCGACGCCTGGGTGCGGCCGGCCGACATGGTGAGACCCAACGAGTGA